One part of the Tenacibaculum sp. 190130A14a genome encodes these proteins:
- a CDS encoding NAD-dependent deacylase has translation MKKLVILTGAGMSAESGINTFRDADGLWEGHDIYEVASPQGFEANPKLVLDFYNQRRQQLLTVTPNSGHQNLVLLEEHFDVHIITQNVDDLHERAGSKNIIHLHGELLKARSSKNINDVFEWKKDILLGDLTKDGAQIRPHIVWFGEDVPMIETAVDIVEKADVLVVIGTSMQVYPAAGLVNYIQHNTPIYFIDPKPNLNKNAFNNLTIIEDIASSGTKKLIDLLVD, from the coding sequence ATGAAAAAACTTGTTATACTTACTGGAGCTGGCATGAGTGCCGAGAGTGGAATTAATACTTTTAGAGATGCAGATGGTCTTTGGGAAGGTCATGATATCTATGAAGTAGCATCACCGCAAGGTTTTGAGGCAAATCCAAAATTGGTATTAGACTTTTATAACCAACGTCGTCAACAACTACTCACTGTAACACCTAATTCAGGACATCAAAACTTGGTTTTATTAGAAGAACATTTTGACGTACACATTATAACGCAAAATGTAGATGATTTACATGAACGTGCAGGAAGTAAAAATATAATACATCTTCATGGCGAACTTTTAAAAGCTAGAAGTTCAAAAAATATAAATGATGTTTTTGAATGGAAAAAAGATATATTACTTGGTGATTTAACTAAAGATGGAGCACAAATTCGCCCACATATTGTTTGGTTTGGAGAAGACGTTCCTATGATTGAAACTGCTGTAGATATTGTTGAAAAAGCCGATGTTCTAGTGGTTATTGGGACTTCTATGCAAGTATACCCTGCTGCTGGATTAGTTAATTATATTCAGCATAATACACCTATTTATTTTATAGATCCTAAACCTAATTTAAATAAAAATGCCTTCAACAACTTAACTATTATTGAAGACATTGCTAGTTCTGGAACTAAAAAGCTTATTGATTTATTAGTCGATTAA
- a CDS encoding FISUMP domain-containing protein, whose product MRNKLLISLITSFFLLFACNKNTSIDSIILKPIVVKTLDSLISYSDKIKIGMYPFSSEHHDSYWIYFYKKNSNCYLRLMANFDYYDENEVEGYTLYKNKVLTFYGMKDQCNLNIIDKSKINTSTKKIKRYIQSYQDIIPPPHDPPYIDFLLNNDQLIKVVTPTGYFIDKRDSTFYNTIQIGNKIWMAENLRYNAKGSFLNPNNPNETYGRLYMVSSLENVCPKGWHLPSDEEWDDLEIAHGMEHKFVNMGGWRGKHAIHMRTIDHWDNEAKNTNTLGFSVLPAGYYTSGELGLPKGFEGLGFAAAFWSSTQNNITTARFMFSQKTFVNKWEDTNNNTLMALSCRCVKDE is encoded by the coding sequence ATGAGAAATAAACTTTTAATATCCTTAATAACCTCATTTTTTCTTCTGTTCGCATGTAATAAAAACACTTCGATAGATTCAATAATTTTAAAACCAATCGTTGTTAAAACCTTAGATTCTTTAATATCTTATTCAGATAAAATTAAAATAGGGATGTATCCCTTTTCATCTGAACACCACGATTCCTACTGGATTTATTTTTACAAAAAAAACAGTAACTGTTATTTAAGATTAATGGCTAATTTCGATTATTATGACGAAAATGAAGTTGAAGGATATACTTTATACAAAAATAAGGTACTTACTTTCTATGGAATGAAAGATCAATGTAACCTTAACATAATTGATAAGTCTAAAATTAACACTTCTACAAAAAAAATCAAACGTTATATTCAAAGCTACCAAGATATTATTCCACCTCCACATGATCCTCCATATATTGATTTTCTTTTAAATAATGATCAACTAATAAAAGTCGTTACTCCTACTGGCTACTTTATAGATAAAAGAGATAGTACTTTTTATAACACCATACAAATTGGCAACAAAATATGGATGGCCGAAAACTTACGTTACAATGCTAAAGGATCCTTTCTTAACCCTAATAATCCAAATGAAACCTATGGAAGGCTCTATATGGTTAGTTCCTTAGAAAATGTTTGTCCCAAAGGATGGCATCTACCCTCCGACGAAGAATGGGATGATTTGGAAATTGCTCATGGAATGGAACATAAATTTGTAAACATGGGCGGATGGCGTGGAAAACATGCCATTCACATGAGAACCATTGATCATTGGGATAATGAAGCTAAAAACACCAATACATTAGGATTTAGCGTTTTACCAGCAGGGTATTATACCTCTGGAGAATTAGGACTACCAAAAGGCTTTGAAGGTTTAGGCTTTGCTGCGGCTTTTTGGTCTTCAACTCAAAATAATATTACCACAGCTCGCTTTATGTTCAGTCAAAAAACATTTGTAAATAAATGGGAGGATACTAACAATAATACGCTTATGGCATTGTCTTGTAGATGTGTTAAAGATGAATAA
- a CDS encoding RNA methyltransferase, with protein sequence MMDKNLLSFLEGYVTDRRKQKFKEVLDQRTRHFTVVLENIFQPHNASAVIRSCDIFGVQDVYSIEDYNINKVSRRVAKGSQQWITLNRYKEDGNNAVTCFKDLKDKGYQIIATTPHTDSCILSDFDITKKTAFVFGSEKEGVSDYVKKHADGFLKIPMVGFTESLNISVAAAITLHDVTSRMKLQKNDWQLEDNEKEVLYTEWIEKSIKNLDKLKKHYQKENKAE encoded by the coding sequence ATGATGGATAAAAATTTGTTATCTTTTTTAGAAGGGTACGTAACAGATAGGAGAAAGCAGAAATTTAAAGAAGTATTAGACCAAAGAACTCGACATTTTACGGTAGTGTTGGAAAATATATTTCAACCTCATAATGCTAGTGCTGTAATAAGAAGTTGTGATATTTTCGGAGTACAAGATGTGTATTCTATTGAAGATTATAATATCAATAAGGTATCAAGAAGAGTTGCAAAAGGGAGTCAACAATGGATTACTTTAAATAGGTACAAAGAAGATGGAAATAATGCAGTAACATGTTTCAAAGACTTAAAAGATAAGGGGTATCAAATTATCGCAACTACTCCTCATACAGATTCTTGTATTTTGTCTGATTTTGATATTACTAAAAAGACTGCTTTTGTGTTTGGTTCTGAAAAAGAAGGGGTTTCAGATTATGTTAAAAAACATGCAGATGGCTTTTTGAAAATACCAATGGTTGGTTTTACAGAAAGTTTAAATATTTCTGTAGCAGCAGCAATTACTTTACATGATGTGACTAGTCGAATGAAACTTCAAAAAAACGATTGGCAGTTAGAAGATAATGAAAAAGAAGTGCTCTATACCGAATGGATTGAAAAATCGATAAAGAATTTAGATAAGTTAAAGAAGCATTATCAAAAAGAAAATAAGGCTGAATAA
- a CDS encoding oxidoreductase, with translation MTRFLPIFLVVVTLFSCKKETAYIPREINSITIQEFKRDSSSIRAIYGVNPDTLYYAGSKGDLVTTINGGKTWNTIKIKYQDSILPHFRSIAYSKNGLFTLSVGNPALLYNINVFETRIAYKEEHEKVFYDSMKFFNDELHGIAVGDPTEDCPSILITIDGGTIWKKLPCEALPKFEEGEAFFAASNTNIAIVDSTVWIASGGKRARILKSTDYGNTWKIFDTPFIQGTGPQGMYSIDFYDVNNGIAVGGNYSEPEDNCANKAITADGGKTWTIVADNETPNYKSCVQYVPDTNGKEIFAVGKTGISFSNDGGLTWKDVSKEGYYSIQFVNKNIAWLSGHEKIGKLIIP, from the coding sequence ATGACACGTTTCTTACCTATTTTTTTAGTCGTTGTAACTCTTTTTTCTTGCAAAAAAGAAACAGCATATATTCCTCGAGAAATTAATAGTATTACCATTCAAGAATTTAAAAGAGATAGTTCTAGTATTAGAGCTATTTACGGTGTAAATCCAGATACCTTATATTATGCTGGCTCTAAAGGAGATTTAGTTACTACCATTAATGGAGGAAAAACTTGGAATACCATCAAAATCAAGTATCAAGACTCTATTCTTCCGCATTTTAGAAGTATTGCTTACAGTAAAAATGGACTCTTTACTCTATCTGTAGGAAATCCAGCGCTCTTATATAACATCAACGTTTTTGAAACTCGTATAGCTTACAAAGAGGAACATGAAAAAGTATTTTATGATAGTATGAAATTCTTTAATGATGAATTACACGGAATTGCTGTTGGAGATCCTACCGAAGATTGTCCTTCTATCTTAATTACCATTGATGGCGGAACCATATGGAAAAAACTACCATGTGAAGCTTTGCCTAAATTTGAAGAAGGAGAAGCTTTTTTTGCAGCTAGTAATACAAATATTGCCATTGTAGACAGTACGGTTTGGATTGCTTCTGGTGGAAAAAGAGCTCGAATTTTAAAATCTACCGACTATGGAAACACTTGGAAAATTTTTGATACTCCTTTTATTCAAGGAACTGGTCCTCAGGGAATGTATTCAATAGATTTTTATGATGTAAATAATGGAATTGCTGTTGGAGGAAACTATTCCGAACCTGAAGATAATTGTGCCAATAAAGCCATTACTGCCGATGGAGGAAAAACTTGGACAATTGTTGCTGATAATGAGACTCCTAATTATAAAAGTTGCGTACAATATGTACCAGACACCAATGGTAAAGAGATATTTGCAGTTGGTAAAACAGGAATTTCCTTTTCTAATGACGGAGGTTTAACTTGGAAAGATGTTAGTAAAGAAGGGTATTATAGTATTCAATTTGTAAACAAGAATATAGCTTGGTTATCTGGTCACGAAAAAATAGGAAAACTTATCATACCCTAG
- a CDS encoding amidohydrolase family protein: MKIRIIYSLVCFLFIGNLLAQQTPAPKQTQDYSIEGATAHLGNGNVIENSLIMFSNGKITFVGKAEMRIARIGKIIEAKGKHVYPGFIAANTSLGLAEIDAVRATRDFDEIGSMLPHIRSIIAYNSESKVVETMRPNGVLMAQITPRGGVISGTSSVVQLDAWNWEDATLKTDDGVHMNWPNVFARGRWWMGEDPALKPNKNYQKNIQNIKDYFNNAKNYLAGAKTSMNLPYEALKGIFNGNQKLFVHVNGPKGITDAVKTLKEYGVKNIVIVRGRGAEKVADLLKTYNVPVILERAHRLPGDEDQDYDLPFRSAKILTDAGILVGLGMEGDMERMSTRNLPFYAGTYAAYGLGKEKALQLITQNNAKILGIDNLAGTLEVGKDATLFISEGDALDMRTNILIEAFIQGRKISLESHQTKLWKRYSKKYKNQ; this comes from the coding sequence ATGAAAATTAGAATTATATATAGTTTAGTATGTTTCTTATTCATAGGAAATTTACTAGCACAACAAACACCCGCACCTAAACAAACGCAAGATTATTCTATTGAAGGGGCTACTGCTCATTTAGGAAATGGAAACGTCATAGAAAACTCATTAATTATGTTTTCTAATGGAAAAATAACTTTTGTAGGTAAAGCTGAAATGAGAATTGCGAGAATTGGTAAAATCATTGAAGCCAAAGGAAAACATGTATATCCAGGTTTTATTGCAGCAAATACCTCATTAGGTTTAGCTGAAATTGATGCTGTTAGAGCAACTAGAGACTTTGATGAGATAGGTAGTATGTTACCTCATATTAGAAGTATTATTGCTTATAACTCTGAAAGTAAAGTTGTAGAGACTATGCGTCCAAACGGAGTATTAATGGCTCAGATTACTCCACGTGGTGGAGTTATTTCAGGAACTTCATCAGTAGTTCAATTAGATGCTTGGAATTGGGAAGATGCTACTTTGAAAACTGATGACGGAGTTCATATGAATTGGCCTAATGTTTTTGCTAGAGGACGTTGGTGGATGGGAGAAGACCCTGCTTTAAAACCAAATAAAAACTACCAGAAAAATATTCAAAATATAAAAGACTATTTTAACAACGCTAAAAACTATTTAGCTGGTGCTAAAACTTCAATGAATCTTCCATATGAAGCTTTAAAGGGTATTTTTAATGGAAATCAAAAACTTTTTGTTCATGTAAATGGACCAAAAGGCATTACAGATGCTGTCAAGACTTTAAAAGAATATGGTGTTAAAAATATTGTTATTGTTCGTGGTCGTGGTGCCGAAAAAGTTGCTGATCTTTTAAAAACATATAATGTCCCTGTAATCTTAGAAAGAGCGCACCGATTACCAGGTGATGAAGATCAAGATTATGATTTACCATTCCGTTCAGCCAAAATATTAACTGATGCTGGAATTTTAGTTGGCTTAGGTATGGAAGGTGATATGGAACGCATGAGTACTCGTAATTTACCTTTTTATGCAGGAACTTATGCTGCATATGGTTTAGGTAAAGAAAAAGCACTGCAATTAATAACGCAAAACAATGCTAAAATATTAGGTATAGATAATTTAGCAGGAACTCTAGAAGTTGGAAAAGATGCTACTTTATTCATTTCAGAGGGAGATGCATTAGATATGCGTACAAATATTTTAATAGAAGCATTTATTCAAGGGAGAAAAATTAGTCTAGAATCCCATCAAACAAAACTTTGGAAACGTTATTCTAAGAAATACAAAAATCAATAA
- a CDS encoding amidohydrolase family protein produces MKNKLLLLLFLCCSILQAQEYFPTNTGVKTTKNNVYAFKNAKIYVTPTKIIKKGTLLVKDGKVVSVGKSVSIPKNAHTVDLNGKTIYPSFVDVYSSFGIEKPKRQSGFGKRPQYDATRKGYYWNDHIRPDVDGSKLFKFDGKKAKELIKLGFGAVNTNMQDGIMQGTGVLVALNPHSSDAYRVLDSRSGNYLSFSKSAKSRQSYPTSRMGAMALLRQTYLDADWYAKGNAKNKDLALQALNNNKDLPQIFNAGGYLEDMRADKVGDEFGIQYTIVGGGNEYERINDIKKTNATYIIPINFRKAYDVSNTFLTNRIALSDMRSWNQEPSNPAVLAKNNIPFALTTHDLKSAKDFTANLQKAISYGLDKTKALEALTTVPAKILKNNKIGNLETGSYANFLITSGDLFDKKTTVYENWVQGMKNEINPMNIKDITGKYTLTVNGQSYDMTISGKAAKQTAAIKKGDQKVNSKFNYANDWVSITLREGDTFTRLTGQMFDKNIQGTAIDTNGNESNWTATFVSKEDKKDEKKKKKEDTPEVVAISYPNIGFGNHTKPQAQTLLIKNATVWTSENGEILTNTDVYIKDGKIANIGKNLPKRGATVIDGTGKYVTTGIIDEHSHIAASAINEAGHNSTAEVTIEDVVDPNDINIYRNLAGGVTSIQILHGSANPIGGRSAIIKLKWGENADNMIYKNTPKFIKFALGENVKQSNWGDLQTVRFPQTRMGVEQVYIDYFQRAKEYDTKKKSGQPYRKDIELETLAEIINKERFISCHSYVQSEINMLMKVAEKFNFNINTFTHILEGYKLADKMKEHGVGGSTFADWWAYKFEVNDAIPYNAAIMHNQGVTVAINSDDAEMSRRLNQEAAKLVKYGGLSEQDAWATVTINPAKLLHLDNRTGSIKVGKDADIVVWNDNPLSVYAKPEKTIIDGAIYFDIEKDKSKRQAIKAERAKLINMMLKEKIKGGKTQAPVKKTKKLFHCDTE; encoded by the coding sequence ATGAAAAACAAATTATTACTACTGTTATTTTTGTGCTGTAGTATACTACAAGCACAGGAATATTTCCCTACAAATACAGGAGTAAAAACGACAAAAAACAATGTTTATGCATTTAAAAATGCAAAAATTTATGTCACTCCTACAAAAATTATTAAAAAAGGAACCTTACTCGTAAAAGACGGTAAAGTTGTTTCTGTTGGAAAGTCCGTTTCCATTCCAAAAAATGCACATACTGTGGATTTAAATGGTAAAACAATTTATCCTTCTTTTGTTGACGTTTATTCATCTTTCGGAATTGAAAAACCAAAGAGACAAAGTGGTTTTGGTAAACGTCCGCAATACGATGCAACAAGAAAAGGATATTACTGGAATGATCATATTAGACCAGATGTAGATGGTTCTAAGTTATTTAAATTTGATGGTAAAAAGGCTAAAGAGCTTATCAAACTAGGATTTGGTGCTGTAAATACCAATATGCAAGACGGAATTATGCAAGGAACAGGTGTTTTAGTTGCTCTTAACCCTCATAGTTCTGACGCTTATAGAGTTTTAGATTCACGTTCTGGAAATTACTTATCTTTTTCGAAAAGTGCAAAATCGCGTCAGAGTTATCCTACCTCTCGTATGGGAGCAATGGCTTTACTTCGTCAAACATATTTAGATGCTGATTGGTATGCTAAAGGAAATGCTAAAAACAAGGATTTAGCTTTACAAGCTTTAAATAACAATAAAGATTTACCTCAAATTTTTAATGCTGGCGGATATTTAGAAGATATGCGTGCTGATAAAGTTGGTGATGAGTTTGGTATTCAATATACCATTGTTGGTGGAGGAAATGAATACGAAAGAATAAATGATATCAAAAAGACAAATGCTACCTATATTATTCCTATCAATTTTAGAAAAGCCTATGATGTTTCCAACACGTTTTTAACAAACCGAATTGCATTAAGTGATATGCGTTCTTGGAATCAAGAGCCTTCCAATCCAGCAGTTTTAGCAAAAAATAATATTCCTTTTGCTTTAACTACACATGATCTAAAATCGGCAAAGGATTTTACTGCAAACTTACAGAAAGCTATTTCTTATGGTTTAGATAAAACAAAAGCCTTGGAAGCTTTAACAACTGTTCCTGCTAAAATTTTAAAGAACAATAAAATTGGAAACTTAGAAACAGGTAGTTATGCAAACTTCTTAATTACCTCTGGTGATTTATTTGATAAAAAAACTACAGTTTATGAAAATTGGGTTCAAGGAATGAAAAATGAAATCAACCCAATGAATATCAAAGATATTACTGGTAAGTATACCTTAACAGTGAATGGTCAGTCATATGATATGACTATTTCAGGTAAAGCCGCTAAGCAAACCGCAGCAATTAAAAAAGGTGATCAAAAAGTAAATTCTAAATTTAACTATGCAAATGATTGGGTATCTATTACTCTGAGAGAAGGAGATACTTTTACACGTCTTACAGGGCAAATGTTTGATAAAAACATTCAAGGAACCGCTATTGACACCAATGGAAATGAATCTAATTGGACAGCAACGTTTGTTTCTAAAGAAGATAAGAAAGACGAGAAAAAGAAGAAAAAGGAAGATACACCAGAAGTAGTTGCTATATCTTATCCGAATATCGGTTTTGGTAATCACACTAAACCTCAAGCACAAACTTTATTAATTAAAAACGCTACTGTTTGGACTTCTGAAAATGGAGAAATCTTAACCAATACAGATGTTTATATTAAAGACGGTAAAATTGCTAATATTGGTAAAAACTTACCTAAAAGAGGTGCTACTGTTATTGATGGAACTGGAAAATATGTTACTACGGGTATTATTGATGAACACTCACATATTGCTGCTTCTGCAATTAATGAAGCCGGTCATAACTCAACAGCAGAAGTAACTATTGAAGATGTGGTAGACCCAAATGATATTAATATATATAGAAATTTAGCTGGTGGGGTTACTTCTATTCAAATACTACATGGATCTGCAAACCCAATTGGTGGTCGTTCTGCAATTATTAAATTAAAATGGGGAGAGAATGCTGATAACATGATTTATAAGAATACACCTAAATTTATCAAGTTCGCGTTAGGAGAAAATGTTAAGCAATCTAACTGGGGTGATTTACAAACCGTACGTTTTCCTCAAACCAGAATGGGAGTTGAACAAGTATACATTGATTACTTCCAAAGAGCCAAAGAATATGATACTAAAAAGAAAAGTGGTCAACCTTATCGTAAAGATATTGAGCTAGAAACCTTAGCTGAAATTATCAATAAAGAACGTTTTATTTCCTGTCACTCTTATGTACAATCTGAAATTAATATGTTAATGAAAGTTGCAGAAAAATTCAACTTTAATATTAATACATTCACTCATATTTTAGAAGGATACAAACTTGCTGATAAAATGAAAGAGCATGGTGTTGGTGGATCAACATTTGCAGATTGGTGGGCCTATAAATTTGAGGTAAACGATGCTATTCCTTACAATGCTGCCATTATGCATAACCAAGGGGTAACTGTTGCTATTAATTCAGATGATGCTGAAATGTCTCGTCGTTTAAATCAAGAAGCTGCTAAACTAGTAAAATACGGAGGCTTATCTGAACAAGATGCTTGGGCAACGGTAACTATTAACCCTGCCAAACTATTACATCTAGATAATAGAACTGGAAGTATTAAAGTTGGTAAAGATGCAGATATTGTTGTTTGGAATGACAATCCGCTATCTGTATATGCTAAACCTGAAAAAACAATTATAGATGGGGCTATCTATTTCGATATCGAAAAAGATAAATCTAAACGTCAAGCAATCAAAGCTGAACGCGCTAAATTGATTAACATGATGTTAAAAGAAAAGATCAAAGGAGGTAAAACACAAGCTCCTGTAAAGAAAACTAAAAAGTTATTCCACTGTGATACTGAATAA
- a CDS encoding RNA methyltransferase → MKQISSIQNPYIKELVKLQEKSRERKKKGLFIVEGQREISLVIKGNYTIESLLILPELVSKEFIQSTEIEPTQLIEITKEVYQKLAYRDSTEGVIAVARAKQLSVDNIRFDNPNPLILVMEGIEKPGNVGAMLRTADAAKVDAVFIANPKSDLFNPNIIRSSVGCVFTNQIAIGTSEEVIGFLQKQHINIYSATLQNSNEYHKNDYRKATALVVGTEATGLTQVWRDAATQNINIPMQGEIDSMNVSVAAAILTFEAKRQRAFTL, encoded by the coding sequence ATGAAACAAATCAGCAGTATTCAAAACCCATATATCAAAGAGCTTGTTAAACTTCAAGAAAAATCAAGAGAGCGAAAGAAAAAAGGCTTATTTATAGTTGAAGGTCAACGAGAGATTTCTTTAGTTATTAAAGGAAATTACACTATTGAAAGTTTATTGATACTGCCTGAATTAGTTTCTAAAGAATTTATACAAAGTACTGAAATTGAACCTACTCAACTTATAGAGATTACTAAAGAGGTGTATCAAAAACTTGCATATAGAGATTCTACCGAAGGAGTTATTGCAGTAGCTAGAGCGAAACAATTATCTGTAGATAACATTCGGTTTGACAATCCAAATCCTTTAATATTAGTAATGGAAGGGATTGAAAAACCAGGAAATGTTGGTGCTATGCTTCGAACGGCAGATGCTGCTAAAGTTGATGCAGTTTTTATTGCAAATCCAAAATCAGATTTGTTTAATCCAAATATTATAAGATCAAGTGTTGGGTGTGTATTCACCAATCAAATAGCAATAGGAACTTCTGAAGAGGTTATCGGATTTTTACAAAAGCAACATATTAATATTTATAGTGCTACCTTACAGAATTCGAATGAATATCATAAAAATGATTATCGTAAGGCAACTGCTTTAGTGGTAGGTACAGAAGCTACAGGGCTCACGCAAGTATGGCGAGATGCTGCTACACAAAATATAAACATTCCTATGCAAGGTGAAATAGACTCTATGAATGTTTCTGTTGCAGCTGCAATTTTAACCTTTGAAGCTAAACGACAACGGGCATTTACATTGTAA
- a CDS encoding DNA topoisomerase 3, with amino-acid sequence MKVCIAEKPSVAREIANILGANTKRDGYFEGNGYAVTYTFGHLCTLLEPKDYKPHWKSWDLNNLPMLPDKFDTKVTDDSGIQKQFNIVKGLFEKADVVINCGDAGQEGELIQRWVINQAGYTGEIQRLWISSLTEEAIKEGFDNLKANDDYNNLYYAGYSRAIGDWLLGLNATRLYTVKFGGYKQVLSIGRVQTPTLAMLVNRFKEIQNFKPQPYWELQTLYRNTLFSCEEGRFLKKEEGEAFADKVKEADFEITSVVKKKGKEYAPKLFDLTGLQVYCNTKFGFSADETLKIVQKLYEMKVVTYPRVDTTFLPNDIYPKVPNILKGLKQFASLTQPLLGKKIRKSTKVFNDKKVTDHHAIIPTGVEISLQYNQQQVYDIIARRFIAVFYPDSDIAKTEVKGEADKVPFRTSGKEILTKGWREVFEFGKDSKKDDEKDVLPTFEKGEKGPHEPSFLEKETKPPRNYTEASLLRAMETAGKQVDDDEMRDLMKENGIGRPSTRASIIETLFRRKYIERQKKLIIPTQTGIDLIDLIDNELLKSAELTGLWEKRLKEIERGEYSASLFIKEMKRMVDTLVYEVRSNKKTVRLSAETATKTPVTKSKKTSKKKEVAGKECPKCKKGQLLKGKSAYGCSNYKNGCDFVLSFQFLGKKISETQLIRLIDKGCTTNLKGFKQGDGKIEGLVRFDDNFKLKLEPKKGSSTPNQSSTQNSEKITCPKCKKGTVLKGKSAYGCSEYKNGCDFVFTFDSIKKIANGKPLTKEFVLEILSSNR; translated from the coding sequence ATGAAAGTCTGTATAGCCGAAAAGCCCAGTGTAGCTCGAGAAATTGCTAATATCTTAGGAGCCAATACCAAACGAGATGGATATTTCGAAGGTAATGGCTATGCGGTTACGTATACTTTCGGTCATTTATGTACACTTTTAGAACCTAAAGACTACAAACCTCATTGGAAAAGTTGGGATTTGAATAATCTCCCAATGCTTCCGGATAAATTTGATACGAAAGTAACGGACGATTCTGGTATTCAGAAACAGTTCAATATTGTTAAAGGATTATTTGAAAAAGCAGATGTTGTTATAAACTGTGGGGATGCCGGACAAGAAGGAGAATTAATTCAACGTTGGGTAATTAACCAAGCCGGATATACAGGTGAAATTCAACGATTATGGATTTCTTCACTTACTGAAGAAGCTATTAAAGAAGGTTTTGACAATTTAAAAGCCAATGACGATTACAATAATTTATACTACGCAGGATACTCTCGTGCTATAGGTGATTGGTTATTAGGTTTAAATGCCACACGTTTGTACACCGTAAAATTTGGTGGATATAAGCAAGTATTGTCTATTGGTAGAGTACAGACTCCTACCCTAGCCATGTTGGTTAATCGATTTAAAGAAATTCAAAATTTCAAACCGCAACCTTATTGGGAACTACAAACTTTATATAGAAATACACTCTTTAGTTGTGAAGAAGGTAGGTTCTTAAAAAAAGAAGAAGGAGAAGCTTTTGCCGATAAAGTAAAAGAAGCAGATTTCGAAATAACTTCTGTTGTCAAAAAGAAAGGGAAAGAATACGCACCTAAGCTTTTTGATTTAACAGGATTACAGGTGTATTGCAATACAAAGTTTGGATTTTCTGCTGATGAGACTTTAAAAATTGTTCAAAAGCTATATGAAATGAAAGTGGTTACCTACCCTAGAGTAGACACTACTTTCTTACCTAATGATATTTATCCCAAAGTTCCTAATATTTTAAAAGGCTTAAAACAATTCGCTAGCCTAACACAACCACTTTTAGGAAAGAAGATTCGTAAATCAACTAAAGTTTTTAACGACAAGAAGGTTACAGATCACCATGCCATTATTCCTACGGGAGTAGAAATTAGCTTACAGTACAATCAGCAACAAGTATATGATATTATTGCTCGTAGATTTATTGCTGTGTTTTATCCTGATAGCGATATTGCTAAAACCGAAGTAAAAGGTGAAGCTGATAAAGTACCTTTTAGAACTTCTGGAAAGGAAATTTTAACCAAAGGTTGGCGTGAAGTATTTGAATTTGGTAAAGACTCAAAAAAAGACGACGAAAAAGATGTATTACCAACTTTTGAAAAAGGTGAGAAAGGCCCACATGAGCCTTCTTTTTTAGAAAAAGAAACCAAACCCCCACGTAATTATACAGAGGCAAGTTTATTAAGAGCAATGGAAACCGCCGGTAAACAGGTTGATGATGATGAGATGCGGGATTTAATGAAAGAAAATGGTATTGGACGTCCGTCAACTCGTGCAAGTATCATTGAAACCTTATTTAGAAGAAAATATATAGAACGTCAAAAGAAATTAATCATTCCAACACAAACTGGAATTGATTTGATTGATTTGATAGACAATGAACTATTAAAATCTGCTGAATTAACTGGACTTTGGGAAAAGCGTTTAAAAGAAATTGAACGTGGTGAGTACAGTGCCTCTCTTTTTATAAAAGAGATGAAACGAATGGTAGATACCTTAGTATATGAAGTTCGTTCTAATAAAAAAACAGTTCGTTTATCTGCTGAAACTGCAACCAAAACTCCGGTAACAAAATCTAAAAAAACTTCTAAAAAGAAAGAGGTCGCTGGTAAAGAATGTCCTAAATGTAAAAAAGGACAATTGTTAAAAGGAAAATCAGCTTACGGTTGCTCAAATTATAAAAATGGATGTGATTTCGTGTTAAGTTTCCAATTTTTAGGAAAAAAGATATCAGAAACACAATTGATTCGATTAATCGATAAAGGTTGTACTACCAACTTGAAAGGCTTTAAACAAGGAGATGGCAAAATTGAAGGTTTAGTTCGATTCGATGATAATTTTAAATTAAAGTTAGAGCCTAAAAAAGGTTCCTCAACACCTAACCAAAGTTCGACTCAAAACAGTGAAAAAATCACCTGTCCTAAATGTAAAAAAGGTACTGTTTTAAAAGGAAAGTCGGCTTATGGTTGTTCTGAATATAAAAATGGATGTGACTTTGTATTTACCTTTGATAGCATCAAAAAAATAGCCAATGGAAAACCATTGACTAAAGAGTTTGTTCTTGAAATTTTATCTTCTAACCGATAG